The Mucilaginibacter mallensis genome has a segment encoding these proteins:
- a CDS encoding sulfotransferase: MDNRVVIIAGMHRSGTSLISHWLDSCGLNLGETLLGPDIGNIEGHYEDVDFYRFHEDTLAANNLSRYGFISHAAPALNHYQQEKLKSIISFKNKMSPQWGWKDPRTCLFFATYRQLLPNAFYLNVIRDYTSTVSSLVRRDFDHHATKYLTRGWLQRFIWTHFKKAGRRRKFFRQLTAYYLRIWVAYNQEILNNIEILPADKHLTIDHLSLVDHDKQIFNSLINNWRIELKYCDFKLIFKSTLMSQVDNIDHFVKDDALLQTAKALEAKLKSICI, from the coding sequence ATGGATAATCGTGTAGTGATAATTGCAGGTATGCACCGCTCGGGCACATCGCTCATTAGCCACTGGCTTGATAGCTGCGGGCTAAACCTGGGCGAAACACTGCTGGGGCCTGATATCGGTAATATTGAAGGACATTATGAAGATGTGGATTTTTACCGTTTTCATGAGGATACGCTGGCTGCTAATAATCTTTCGCGCTATGGGTTTATAAGTCATGCTGCCCCGGCGCTTAATCACTACCAGCAGGAAAAGCTAAAGAGCATCATCAGCTTTAAAAATAAGATGAGCCCGCAGTGGGGATGGAAAGACCCACGTACCTGCCTGTTTTTTGCTACCTACAGGCAATTGCTGCCCAATGCTTTTTATTTGAATGTCATCCGGGATTATACTTCAACCGTAAGCTCACTCGTAAGGCGGGATTTTGATCACCATGCAACCAAATACCTTACACGCGGCTGGCTGCAACGGTTTATATGGACCCACTTTAAAAAAGCAGGCCGCAGGCGCAAATTCTTCAGGCAGCTTACCGCTTATTATTTGCGCATATGGGTTGCCTATAACCAGGAGATACTTAACAATATTGAAATTCTGCCTGCTGATAAGCACCTGACGATAGATCACTTAAGTTTGGTGGACCACGATAAACAAATTTTTAACTCCCTGATTAATAATTGGAGGATTGAACTTAAATATTGTGACTTCAAATTAATTTTCAAATCAACCCTAATGAGTCAGGTTGATAATATAGACCATTTTGTAAAGGACGACGCGTTGCTACAAACGGCAAAAGCGCTGGAAGCTAAATTGAAAAGTATATGTATTTAA
- the cysC gene encoding adenylyl-sulfate kinase has product MIILLCGLSGAGKTTLAYSVKNKLDELGKHTEILDGDEYRKMLFKELGYSQHDRMENIRRLGFIAGKLSKHGIITIISAINPYQEIRNELVNTYHDVRTVFVDCPIDILTRRDTKGLYARAQLPDNHPNKLHNLTGVNDRFDVVLKPDLHILTGIQTLTESTELLFSLITNQLIPA; this is encoded by the coding sequence ATGATAATACTACTATGCGGACTATCGGGAGCTGGAAAAACAACCCTTGCCTACAGTGTAAAAAATAAGCTTGACGAGCTGGGAAAACACACCGAAATACTCGATGGTGACGAATACCGTAAAATGCTGTTCAAAGAGTTGGGCTACTCGCAGCATGACAGGATGGAGAATATACGCCGCCTGGGTTTTATTGCCGGCAAGCTATCAAAACATGGTATTATTACCATTATCAGCGCCATAAACCCTTACCAGGAAATAAGAAATGAACTGGTTAATACCTACCACGATGTAAGAACCGTGTTTGTTGACTGCCCCATTGATATTTTAACCCGGCGCGATACCAAAGGCCTTTACGCCCGGGCGCAGCTCCCGGATAATCACCCCAATAAATTACATAACCTTACAGGCGTTAATGACCGCTTTGATGTGGTACTTAAGCCCGACCTGCATATACTTACCGGCATACAAACACTTACTGAAAGCACAGAGTTGTTGTTTAGTTTAATAACCAACCAATTAATACCCGCTTAA
- a CDS encoding DUF5672 family protein, with amino-acid sequence MYLIKDFTERVAIVIPMYKNELSDYEAASLNQCFTVLGKYPIIVIKPRSLHLTVLDGYSGIEYMDFDDAYFYDMRGYNRLMLWEGFYGRFFTYEYILIYQLDAFVFNDLLLHWCKMGYDYIGAPWLRGAKYIDTFKAVKSKLKIFIHTHFNRTQPGTDLPTDIQFENKVGNGGLSLRKVHTFYHALKNHKQSTAKYLYRPEHYFNEDVWWSIELNRHKNILKMPGYKTAVFFSIENEPEQAFELTGQRMPFACHAWDKHLDFWADKIAIRQNSSLRKKKVATVKVASSGYTGYTDANTARYAQRNQDYLYDEITKHAWDDGPLKLREDD; translated from the coding sequence ATGTATTTAATAAAGGATTTTACCGAAAGGGTAGCCATTGTGATACCAATGTACAAAAATGAGCTATCAGACTATGAGGCGGCATCATTAAACCAATGTTTTACAGTACTGGGCAAATACCCCATTATTGTTATAAAACCGCGATCACTGCATTTAACAGTGCTTGATGGCTATAGTGGCATTGAATACATGGATTTTGACGACGCCTATTTTTATGATATGCGCGGTTATAACCGACTGATGCTTTGGGAAGGTTTTTACGGCCGGTTCTTTACCTACGAATACATACTCATTTACCAACTTGATGCCTTTGTGTTTAATGATCTGCTGCTGCACTGGTGTAAAATGGGTTATGATTATATTGGTGCGCCATGGCTAAGGGGCGCTAAATATATCGACACGTTTAAGGCCGTTAAATCAAAACTGAAAATATTTATACATACCCATTTTAACCGCACGCAACCCGGCACCGACCTGCCTACCGACATACAGTTTGAAAATAAGGTGGGCAATGGTGGCTTATCCTTAAGAAAGGTGCACACTTTTTATCATGCCCTAAAAAATCACAAGCAATCAACAGCAAAATACCTTTATAGGCCCGAACATTATTTTAATGAGGATGTGTGGTGGAGCATTGAGTTGAACCGCCATAAAAATATATTGAAGATGCCTGGTTATAAAACCGCGGTATTCTTTTCGATTGAAAATGAGCCTGAGCAGGCATTTGAACTAACCGGGCAACGCATGCCCTTTGCCTGCCATGCCTGGGATAAGCACCTCGACTTTTGGGCCGATAAAATAGCCATCCGCCAGAACAGCAGCCTGCGTAAGAAAAAAGTGGCGACGGTTAAGGTAGCGTCTTCCGGATATACAGGGTATACAGATGCTAATACGGCAAGGTACGCACAGCGTAACCAAGATTATCTGTATGACGAGATCACGAAGCATGCCTGGGATGACGGACCGTTGAAATTACGTGAAGACGATTGA